From the Salipiger sp. CCB-MM3 genome, the window AAGGTGAAGCTCTGCTCCGCCTCGGTCAGTTCCAGCACCTTGGTCGGTGCCACCTCGTCGCCATTGGGCGAGAGCAGGCCCACGGCCACCGGGATCACCTGCGGCGCCTTGTCGGGCTGGCCGGGGGTGGGGGGCGTGTGCTGCTTGAGGGTCAGCGTGTAGGTGCCATTCTCGAACGCCTCCGAGACCGCCACATGCGGCGTGCCTGCCTGTGAATACCAGCGCTTGAACTGAGTCAGATCGCGCCCGGTGGCATCCTCGAAGACCTTCAGCCAGTCCTCGATGGTGGCGGCATCCCCGTCGTGCCGCTCGAAGTAGAGATCGAGCGCCTTGGCATAGGCCTCGTCGCCGACCAGCGTCTTGAGCATGCCGATCACCTCGGCGCCCTTTTCGTAGACGGTGGCGGTGTAGAAGTTGTTGATCTCCTGAAAGCTCTCGGGGCGCACCGGGTGCGAGAGCGGGCCCTGATCCTCTGGGAACTGGCGGCCGCGCAGGTCGATCACGTCAGAGATGCGCTTGACCTCGGCGCTGCGCATATCGGAGGTGAACTGCGCGTCGCGGAACACCGTCAGACCTTCTTTCAGGCACAGTTGGAACCAGTCGCGGCAGGTGATGCGGTTGCCGGTCCAGTTGTGGAAATACTCATGCGCGATGATCGCCTCGATGCGCTCGAAGTTGGCGTCGGTGGAGGTTTCGGGCGAGGCGAGCACGGCGGAGGAGTTGAAGATGTTCAGCCCCTTGTTCTCCATCGCGCCCATGTTGAAATCATCCACGGCGACGATGTTGAAGATGTCGAGGTCATACTCGCGGCCATAGACCTCCTCGTCCCATTTCATCGACTTCTTCAGGGCCTCCATGCCGAAGGCGCATTTGCCCTCGTCGCCGGGGCGCACCCAGAGGTTCAGTTCGACCTCGCGGCCCGACATGGTGGTGAAGGCGCCGGGGTGGTTGACCAGATCACCGGCCACCAGCGCGAACAGATAGGCGGGCTTCGGCCACGGATCGTGCCATTCGGCCCAGTCGTCGCCCTGACCCTGCGGGTTGCCGTTCGACAGTTTGACCGTCTCATCGCCTTCGATGCGCACGGTGAAGACCGACATCACGTCGGGGCGGTCAGGGTAGAAGGTGATCTTGCGAAAGCCCTCGGCCTCGCATTGGGTGCAATACATGCCGTTCGACATATAGAGCCCTTCGAGGGCGAAATTCTCCACCGGGGCGATCTCGACCTCGGCTTCCCAGATGAACGCGCCCTCGGGCACGGCGCAGGTGAGGCCGGTCTCGGTGATCTCGGGGCTCACCGGCGCGCCGTCGATGGCAAAGGAGATCGGCTTGAGCTGCTCGCCATGCAGAAAGAAATCCTGCTGTGGCGCGTCGGGGTTGGGCGCAAAGCGGATGCGCGAGCGGACGCGGGTCGCCGAGGGCGCAAGCACGAAGGTCAGATGCACCTCTTCGGCGGTCCAGCCGAACGGGGTGTAATCCTTGAGGTAGATGGTCTGGGGGCTTGCGTCCTTCATGGGCGTCTCCTGGCCTATTGGGGTGGAGGGCTTTGGCCGCGCCGGAACCGGCGCGTCAGCGGGACGTTATGCCCATGAGAGAGGCGCGGCAACCGCCCGCCTCGCGGAAAGTCCGGATGGCACGCCGGATCTCGGTCGGCCCTGTTCCCTCGGGCCGACCGGGCCGCTCCGGAGGAACCACAGGAGGAAGACCATGTCCGCCCCCGATACCAATACCGAGACACAGGAACGTCAGCACCGTGGGCCGCTCTGGGGTATATGGGGCGCCTTGGCCGTCGTCGCGATCCTGCTGGTCTGGTGGCTGGCTTCTGCGCTCAGCGGCGAGGAACCCGATCCGGGGCAGGCGGCTGCACCGGCAGAGGCAGCAGAGCAAGCGGAAACGCCGCCCGCCAGCGACTGACCGAGGTTCGTGACGAGTGATCGCCGCCGTGGGTCCCACCCTTCGGCGGCTTTTTCATGCCTGTCGGTCTGGTGTTGGGCCGTGGCCGTGGCGTTCGCCGGTCACTCGCAGCGGGTGATGCCGTTGGCGTCAGTGGTGCAGGTCTGATTGCCGCGGCGCATGGTGCTGGGCGGGCGCTTGTTGCTGATCGTGCCGCCCCGGTCGACGGTGGGATCGCCGGGGACGATGAAATAGCCGCCGCCGGTGTTGTCGCGCACGATGCCGTTCTTGTCGGTGGTCTGCGGCGCCGTGCGGTGCTCGCGGGTGATGCCCAGATGATCGGTCGAAAAGGTCGACGGTCCGGGGCAGCGGGTGATGCCGTTCTTGTCGGCAACGCAGCCCTTGATCTGCGCGGCAAGCGGCGCAGGCAGGGCGGCGCCCGCGATCAGGGCGAGGGCAATCAGCGACGGCTTCACAATGCGGCTCCCGGTGATGGGCGGGCGCTCAGGCGCGCCCGTCCTCTTTATATAGGGACGTCGGCTCTCGGTACCATGGCGGGCGTCATTCCGCCGCGCGCATGGAACTGGTCGCGCCGGGGCTGCTGCCAGCCGCGTCGGGGTCGTCCCAGAGGATCAGCGGCGCCTTCACCTTGCGCGCCTCGCGCTGCAACGCCCAGTCCCGTGCGGCCCGACTGCCGCGCCCGAAGGAGGCGATCGCGAGCAGCCGCGCCAGCCAATGCGCGTAGGTCGAGAGCCACACCCGCAGCGCTAGCATGGCGGGGGTGAAGACCAGCGTCAGCACCGTCGCCACCGACAGGCCGAAGACCACCGCCGAGGCCAGCGGCTTCCACCACAGCGAGGTCGGCGCGTTGAGCGTGTAGCCGCCGCCGAAGAAGTCGAGGCTGAGGCCGATCATCATCGGGAAAAGGCCCGCGATGGTGGTGATCGTGGTCAGCAGCACCGGGCGGATGCGGTCCTCGGCGGTGCGCACGATGGCCTCGAGCCGGGGCATGTAGCGCGAATAGTCCTGAAAGGTGTCGATCAGCACGATGTTGTTGTTCACCACGATGCCCGCCAGCGCCACCACACCGGTGCCCGACATGATGATCGAGAAGGTCTGGTCGAGCACGATCATCCCAAGGAACACCCCGGCGGTCGACAGGATCACCGCCAGCAGCACCAGCACCGAATTGTAGAAGCTGTTGAACTGCGCCAGCAGGATGATGAACATCAGACCCAGTGCCGCGGCGAAGGCCTGCGTGAGGAAGGCTTGGCTTTCGGCTTCCTCTTCTTGATCCCCGGTCCATTCCCAACTGATGCCATCCGGCAACGGGGCGTCTTGCAGCCATTCGGTCAGCGTGGCGATGCGCTCGTTGGCGGTCACGGGCACAGAGGCGAGCGTGCCCGCCTGCGCCGCGTCGGTGATGGCGCTGGCCGCCACGCCCGCCTCGGTGCTGGTGATGTCATAGCCGGTGCCGCGCAGGCTCACCGCGCCGTCCGTGGCCTCGCGGCCATAGCCAAGCACCGCGCCATCAGAGGTGAATTTCACCAGCCCCTCGGCCACGCCCGCCTTCAGGTCGAAATGGCGCTTGCGGCCTTCGCGGTTGATCTCGGCAAGCTTCGGCACCGGCGTGCGGGTGATGAAATGCGACAGGGGGATCAGCCCCTCGGTGGTGCGCACCCGCAGGTTGTCGAGCGTCGAGAGCACCCGGTTCTCCTCGGGCAGGCGGACGCGGATGTCGATCTCTTCGTCTGAGCTGTCCACCGGCATGGTGTCGAGCGTCACGCCGCGCGTCACAAGCTGCACCATGGCACCCACGGTGGCCACATCGGCGCCGTAGCGTCCGGCCTCTTCCACGTCGACGTCGATCTGCCAGTCGATGCCGGGCAGGGGACGGGTGTCTTCGATGAGCCGCAGCCCGGCGGTGCCGTCGAACTGCTGCCGCGCGGTGCCCGCGGCCGCCAGCAGATCGTCCCAATTGTCGCCCTTGAGCCGCAAGTGCACCGGCTTGGCCGAGGCGGGGCCCATGGCGAGGTTGAGGATCTCGGTCTCGACGCCGGGGATGGTCGACAGGTCCTCGGTCAGTTCGGCCAGAACGATATCGCCGTCCAGCTCGGGCTGGTTGCGGCGATCTTCCCACGGCACCACCTCAAGCTGGATCTGCCCGATGGTGTCGGTGGGCGGCTGCGCGCCGCCGGTGTTCGACTCCAGCCCGCCGTCGCCAGCAAAGGAGAAGGCAGTCTCGATGCCGGGGTGCGCCAAAACGATCTGCTCGGCCCGTTTGACCAGCGCGTCCTTCTCGGCCAGCGAGAGGTTGCCGCGGGCGCGGACATAGACAATGGCCTGCTCCGGCTCGCTTTCGGTGAAGAACTCGGTGCCGTTGTTGTTCTGCCCGTAATAGCCGAAGACCGAGATCACGAAGAAGATCACCGCGCCGATGGTCACCAGCGGCATCACCGGGTTCCCGGTGACCAGCTGGATCACCCGGCCAAAAATCGTGCGGCGGTAGGTCTTGCGCACCTTGGTGCGCTTGCGCTCGATCTGCGCGGCGTCGAGCGTGATCGAAGCCATGACCGCCGAGATCAGAAAGATCACGATGCCCGGTGCCCGTGCGCCGCGTCCTTCGATGAGGGTGAAGCCAAGCAGCGAGGGGTTCAGCACCAGCAGCGCCCCCAGCAGCATGCCCCCCAGCGCCAAGGGCACCAGCGCCGCGCGCATGGGCCATGTCTTCACTAGCTTGCGCAGGCCAAGCGAGGCATTGTGCAGCAGGCGCGAGAACCGCCCCGAGACGCCGCCCATCACCGGCAGATAGACCAGAGCGACGATCAGTGAGGCCGAGAGCACAAAGATCAGCGTCACCGGCAGCATGCCCATGAATTCGCCCGCCACCCCCGGCCAGAACAGCATCGGCAGGAAGGCACAAAGCGTGGTGGCGGTGGAGCTGACCACCGGCCAGAACATCCGTTTGGCCGCCTCCACATAGGCGTGCATCGGCCCGACGCCTTCCGAGATGCGCTTGTCGGCGTATTCCACCACGACGATCGCGCCATCGACCAGCATGCCCACCGCAAGGATCAGCCCGAACATCACGATGTTCGAGATGGTGATGCCCATGACCGCCAGCAGCACGAAGCACAGCAGGAACGAGGTGGGGATGGCAAAGCCCACCAGCAGCGCCGCGCGGGTGCCGAGCGAGCCCAGCACCACGATCATCACCAGCGCGATGGCGGTCAGCACCGCGCCTTCAAGCTGGCTGACCATGGAATCCACGATCCGCGACTGGTCGTTGCTTTCCTCGACCACCACCGTGGCGCGCAGCTCTTGCGGCCAGCCGTCCTGCGCCTCGGCAACGGTCTCGCGCACCGCCGCCGCGGTGTCGATGAGGTTGTAGCCCTTGCGCTTGACCACCTGCAGCGCCACCGCCGTATCGCCGTTGAAGCGCGCGGTGCCGGTGCGGTCCTCGAAGGTAAGGCGAATGTCGGCAAGATCGCCCAGCGTCACCACCCGGTCGCCGTTCACCTTGATCGGCAGATCGAAAATGTCCTGCGGCTCGCGGAAGCTCGATGGGATTTTCACCGAGAAGGTGCCGCGCTCGCTGCGGACTTCACCCGCGGCGATGAGCTGATTGTTGTTCTGAACGGTCTGGATCAGCTCGTTGGCGGTGACGTTGTAGCTTTCCAGCTTCAGCGGGTCGATCACCACCTCCAGCATCTCGTCGCGGTTGCCCGCGATGCCCGCCTCCAGCACCGAGTCGAGCGCCTCGACCCGGTCCTGCAGATCCTTGGCGACACGCGCCATGGTGCGCTCGGGCAGGGGGCCGGTCAGCGAGACAATGATGATCGGAAACTCCGAGAAGTTGATCTCGGAGATCGTGTATTGCTCGGCTCCTTCGGGGAATTTCGCCTCGGCCTTGGTCATCGCGTCGCGCACTTCGGCCATGGTCTCGGTGCGGTTCCAGCCGAACTCGAACTCCATGGCGACACCGGCGTAGCCTTCGGAGGCGACGCCGCTGATCTTGTCGAGACCGTCGATGTCGGAAAGCTCGGTTTCCATCGGCTTGACCAGCAGCGTCTCGGAATCCTCTGCCGAGATGCCGGGGAAGGGCACCGAGACGAAAAGCGCGGGGATCTCGATGTCGGGCTCACCCTCTTTGGGCAGAGTGGCATAGGCAAAGGCCCCGGCGACGATCGACAGCACGATGAAGGCCAGCACCATGCGGGCGCGTTGCGCGGCCCAGTCGACGATGCCGGTCATTGGCTCATCTCCTCCGGGATGATCTCTTGATAGCTCGGAGCCACCGGCACGCCATCGGTGACATATTCCTGCCCCAGCGTGATCACGTCCACTTCATCGGGCAGCCCAGCCACCCAGACCCCCTCGGGCGTGTCGCGGAGGATGCTGACGGGCACGAATTGCGCGGTCAGCTCGGCGCTTACAATGCGCAGCCCCATGCGGCCATCGTCGTTCAGCGTGAGCGCGCTTTGCGGCAGCAGATGCGCCATGGCACCGGCGGCTTCGATCAGGATGCGCGCGGTCTGCCCGGCGCGCAGTTTCAGATCGGGGTTGGCCAAAGTCACCTCGACGCGGAAGGTGCGGGTGGTCTCATCGGCCTGACGCGACACAAAGGTCACCTCGCCCTGCCACATCTCGCCCGCGATCGGCGCCCCGGCGCGCGCGCCCAGCGTGACGCGGGTGATGTCGGCCTCGGGGGCGTAGCCCACCAGCCGGATCGGATCGAGCTTCAGCACATGCGCGCAGCTGGCGTTGCCGGTGGTGCTCATCAGCAGGCCAAGCTCGGCGGTGTCGCTTTCCAGCACGCCCGCGAAGGGCGCGGTGATGGTGAGATTGTCCACCGCCTTGCGGGCGCTGGCGACGGCGGCTTCGGCGCTCTGGATCGACGCTTCGAGGCTGTCGGTGCCGGCGCGTGCGGCTTCGAGCCCGGCCTCGGCGCTGCGGACGCTGGCCTCGGCGGCGCGCATCTTGGCCTCGGCAGAAGCGACGGTGGTGCGCGAGGAATAGCCGCCCTGCGACAGCTCGCGCGCGGCGGTGAGGTTGATCTCGGCCTCGGCCACGGCGGCCTGAGCCTGCGCCAGCACCGCCTCGGCCTCGGGCAGGGCGGCCTCGGTTTGCGGGCGCTGCGCGCGGGCCTCGGCAAGCCGGGCTTCGGCCTCGGTGAGCGCCGCGCCGGTGGTGCCGGGGTCGAGCTTGCACAGAACTTCGCCCGCGTCGACCATCGTGCCCTTGGGCAGCGGTTCGGAAATCACCCGGCCACCTGCCTCGGCCAGCACCTCGACCTCGCGCGAGGCCTGCGTCTCGCCGCGCAGCAGCACGGCATCGTCGATCTCCTGCGCTTTGGAGTGGCGCGCCATGACCGCCACCGCCCCGGGCTCGGGGGGCGTCGCCTGCGGCTCTTGCGGCGCATCGGTGGCTGCGGTGCTGTCGGAGGTTTGCGCAGCACTGCCTTCCGGCGCGCCGCCGCGCGCCCAGCCCATCAGCCGCTCGCGGTCGAGCACCACCGCGTAGAGCACGGCGGCAACCACAAGTGCGGTGAGAATAGAGATGAGTTTCATGCTGGGCTTCCCGTGTTCGCTGCCGCGCCAAGGCGTGGCAGGGCGGTTGCCCCAGTTGCGCGGGGCCGCGCGGAGATGTGACTGAACTGACCAGTTCAGAATACGGTATTTTGGAAACCGTTCAAGCGGCGTTCTGCCACGCCTGCCCAGTCTTCGGCGGAGCTGGGGATGTGGCAATGGCTGCGCGGGCTTGGCCTTGGCAGCCTGCGCCAGCCGCGTTAAGAGAGGGCAACATTCGAAAGACGAGGCAGCCCGTGAGCAATACCGACAGTTTCATCGATGAGGTGACCGAGGAGGTCCGTCGCGACCGGCTCTTCGCGCTGCTCAAGCGCTATGGCTGGGTTGGCGTCGTGGTGGTTCTGGCCATCGTCGGCGGCGCGGCATGGCGCGAATACAGCGCGGTGCAGCGGCAAGCGCAGGCGCAAGCCTTTGGGGACGCGCTGCGTAGCGCCATCGACACCGACGCACCGGCGGATCGCGCCGAGGCGCTGCAGGCGGTGACCGCACCAAGCCCGGAAGGCGCCGCCGTGACCGACATGCTGGCCGCCAGCGAGCTGGTCAACGCTGAGGACCCCGCAGCCGCCGCCGCGCTGCTGGAGCAGGCGGCCTCGGAAGAGGGGCTTCCCGAGATTTACCGCGAGATCGCAGCCTTCAAGGCGGTCAGCCGCACGGATTCGGGCCTGTCGGACGATGAGCGCCGCGTGCGTCTCGAAGCGCTGGCCGTGCCCGGCAAGCCGCTGCGTCTGCTGGCCGAGGAACAGCTTGCGCTGCTCGACATCAAGGCGGGCGACAGCGACGCGGCCCTCGAAAAACTGCAGCGTATCCTGCAGGATGCCGAGATCACCGCGGGCTTGCGCCAGCGCGCAACGCAGTTGATTGTGGCGCTCGGTGGCGAGCCCGATGCGGGCTGAACCGGACCGCGACGCGGCAGTGACAAAGTTTGACGGGAGCAGTGTTTTGCGCATCACCACGATTTCCGCGGCGCTTTTGGGGCTGACGGCGCTGAGCGCCTGCGAGCGTCCCGAAGCGGTGCTCACCGGCGAACGGCTGGGTGTCCATGAGGTGCTTGAGGGCGGCTCGGCAGAGGCCACGCCCACCAACCGCGCGGCCCCGGTCTCGGTCGGCGCGGCCACCGGCGGGCTTGCGGCGCAAAGCCCGGTCTCGCCCTTCGCGCGCAGCAACCACGCGGCGCTGTCGCTGCCGCTGCAGCAGGTTTTCGCCACGTCGATCGGGTCGGGCGATGGTAAGCGGGCGCGGCTCAACGTCGATCCCGTGGCCGCAGGCGGGCGCATCTTCACAATGGACTCGGGCCACACGGTCAGCGCCGTGGGAACCAACGGCAGCGTGCTGTGGCAAAAGAGCATGGTGCCGAGCCGCGATCAGGCGAAACAGGCGCAGGGCGGCGGTCTCGCGGTCGAGGGCAATCGGCTCTACGTGGCCTCGGGCTTTGGCAAGGTGAGCGCGCTTGATGTCGCCACCGGCGCCGAGGTCTGGACGCAGCAACTGGGCGGCACGGCCACCGGTGCGCCGACAGTGCGGGGCGGGCTGGTCTATCTGACCTCCGGCGATTCCGTCGGCTGGGCAATCGAGGCCGACACGGGCCGCGTGCGCTGGCGCATCGACTACCCCGAGGATTACAACAATGTCGCCGGGGCCCCGGCGCCTGCGCTCGACGGCGAGATCGTCGTTTTTGCCTTCGGATCGGGCGCGGTTCAGGCGGCCTTCCGCCAGGGCGGGCTGCGGCGTTGGAGCGCCGATGTGGCGGGCAGCCGCACCGGCAGCGCGCTGGCGACGATCACCGATATCACCGGCGATCCGCTGATCTCGAACGGCAAGGTCTATGTGGGCAACCACTCGGGCCGTGTTGTGGCGCTGAGCCTTGCCAGCGGCGAGCGGCTGTGGACGGCGCGCATGGGCGCGCTCGACCCGGTCTGGCCGGTGGGCGATTCCGTCTATCTGGTCTCGGATCAGAACCAGTTGGTGCGGCTTAACGCGGACACTGGCGCGCAAATCTGGGCGGTTGACCTGCCGGGCTACGAGCCGGTGCGGCGTCCGCAGAAGCGCCGCGACAGCGCCTTTGTGCACCACGGCCCGATCCTTGCGGGTGGGCGGCTGATCGTCGCCTCTTCGGACGGGGTGCTGCGGGCCTTTGATCCGGCCTCTGGCCAGCTTGTGGGCACCACGCCGATCGAAGGCGGCGCGACCACGCGCCCGATTGTTTCGGGCGGCACGCTCTATGTGGTCTCGGGCGACGGCACGCTGCATGGCTATCGCTGAGCGTCGACCGCATACGGCAAGAGATAAGAAAAGGGCGTTCCCAGCGATGGGGACGCCCTTTTTCTATAATGGCGGGTGGCCGCCGCAGTCTGGGTGTCAGCCCCGCGCGGGCCTCTGGCGGCAGCGCTCCAGCATCGGCAACAGTTCTTCGCGAAGCTCGGCACTGTCGGGGCTGTGGCGGTATTCGAAGGCGCTTTGTCCGGGCTGCAAATGCGCCGCCATCTGCTCTGCGCCCGTGGAATAGACCAGCACGTCGGCGCTCGTGATCTTGGCGCGCGCCGCCTCGCTTTCGTCGCCGCGCACCACCATGTCGAGCCGTGCCAGATGCGGGGCGTAGCGCAAAAGATTGGCTTTCATCATCGACACATAGGTGGGGAAATAGGAATAGCCCACCACCGCCGCAGTGGGCGGGATCGCCGCAAGCGCGACGCGCGTCGCCTCATTCGGCAGGACGGTCAGCCCCAGAACTTCGATGTCCGGAAACAGCGCGCGCGCCTGCGGCAGCAGGGTGCGCGGCGTCAGGACCAGATCGTAGCCCTGCGGCGGGTCTTCGGAAATATCGTCGAGGATCGCTGTCTCGATGCTGTCGCCAAGCGGCAGATGAGGGCGCACATCGGCGGCATAATCCCGCGTCGCGGCGGTGAAATTGCCCAGCATGAGCAGACGCAGCGGGCGCTCGCCGCTGGTGCGGTCCATGCCGATGCGGGTCGCCAGATCGTCGCGGCTGATGCCGCAGTCCCGCGCGAGGGCGATAAGCTCGCTGATCGCCTTTTCCAGCGCGTGGAATTTCTCGGGGTCGGCCACCGGTGCGTTGCGACTGACAAATGTGCCAGAGCCCACGCGCCCCTCCAGATGGCCCGCGCCTTGCAGCGCCGCGTAGACGTTGCTGACCGTCACCGGCGAGAGGCTGAGCTTGCGCGCCATGCTGCGCACCGAGGGCAGGCGGGCCCCAATGGGAAGCTGGCCGGAGGCGATGCCAAACTCCAGTGCACCGCGCAACTGCTGCGGAACGGGAACGCTGGACTCAAGATCGATGGCGGCGGCGATGCGGGTCAGCGCTTCGTCAAGTTGGGCCTGTTTACTGGTCATCGGAGTGCATTGGTCAAAGCGAGGAAAATGGGCAAGCGATGCATAGAGATATATTTTTTATTTTGAATGCGAAAGATCTGTAAAGCTGAAGTTTAACACGTCCGGTGTCGAAATATTGTCGCAATACCGGTCAGATGGGCCCGACAAAAGGCTTGGCGGCACAGGAATTGCAGGAAAAAGGGCGCCGCGAGGGCGCCCTCGAAACTATCTGCAGATTCGTAGCGGTCAGACCAGACCTTCGGCCTGCACCCATTCCCAGCCACGGTCGAGCGCCTTGCCGAGCCGCGCGAGGATCTTGTCGATGTCTTCCTCGGTGACGATCAGCGGCGGGCAGAGCGCGACTGTCTCATAGACCGCGCGCAGGATGAGGCCCTCTTCGGCGCAGAATTTCACCACCTGCGGGGCGACCTTGCCGCCGGGCTCGAAGCTCTGGCGCTTTGCCTTGTCCTTGGCCAGTTCGATGCCGCCGATCAGGCCGACGCCGCGCACTTCGCCCACCAGCGGGTGATCGGCAAACTTGCGCAGACCTTCCTGGAACTTGGCTTCGAGACGGGCGGCGTTGCCCATCAGGTCCTGCTCTTCGATGATCTTGAGGTTCTCAAGACCCACGGCGCAGGCGACGGGGTGGCCCGAGCCGGTGAAACCGTGGCCGAAGGTGCCCAGCTTGGCGGTGTGATCGGCGATGGTGTTGTAGACCTTGTCGTTCACGATGATCGCGGCGAGCGGCATGTAGGACGAGGTCAGCTGCTTCGAGGTGACCATGATGTCGGGGGTGAAGCCATACTTCTCGCAGCCGAAGGGGGTGCCGCAGCGACCGAAGCCGTTGATCACCTCGTCCGAGACCAGCAGGATGTCATACTTGTCGCAGAGCGCGCGGATGCCCGGCCAGTAGCCCTCGGGCGGGGTCATCACGCCGCCAGCGCCCATCACCGGCTCGCCGATGAAACCGGCGATGGTCTCGGGACCTTCCGCAAGGATGGTGTCCTCGGCCTCTTTCAGCAGGCGCGCGGTGAAGTCGGCCTCGGTCTCGCCTTCCTCGGCCCACTTCCAGTAGTGCGGGCAGGTGAGGTGGGTCACCGGGATTGCCGGCAGGTCGAAATCCTTGTGGTTCGCCGGCAGGCCGGTGAGCGAGCCCGAGGCGATGGTGATGCCGTGGTAGGCCTTGTTGCGGGCGAGGAACTTCTTCTTCTCGGGGCGGCCAAGGGCGTTGTTGTAGAACCAGACCATCTTGATGACGGTGTCGTTCGCCTCGGAGCCCGAGTTGGTGAAGAACACGCGGTCCATGCCCTCGGGGGTCATCTCGGCCAGCTTCTCGGCGAGGCGGATCGAGGGCTCATGCGCCTTGTGGGCGAAGGTATGGTAATAGGGCAGCTCGGCCATCTGCTTGGCCGCCGCTTCGGTCAGGCGCGGCTGCGAGAAGCCCACGGCGACCGACCACAGGCCCGCGAGCCCTTCGA encodes:
- a CDS encoding aspartate aminotransferase family protein: MNKIPNSLHASDIAHSMHPYTNMRLHEEQGPMIITRGEGVHVYDSEGKEYIEGLAGLWSVAVGFSQPRLTEAAAKQMAELPYYHTFAHKAHEPSIRLAEKLAEMTPEGMDRVFFTNSGSEANDTVIKMVWFYNNALGRPEKKKFLARNKAYHGITIASGSLTGLPANHKDFDLPAIPVTHLTCPHYWKWAEEGETEADFTARLLKEAEDTILAEGPETIAGFIGEPVMGAGGVMTPPEGYWPGIRALCDKYDILLVSDEVINGFGRCGTPFGCEKYGFTPDIMVTSKQLTSSYMPLAAIIVNDKVYNTIADHTAKLGTFGHGFTGSGHPVACAVGLENLKIIEEQDLMGNAARLEAKFQEGLRKFADHPLVGEVRGVGLIGGIELAKDKAKRQSFEPGGKVAPQVVKFCAEEGLILRAVYETVALCPPLIVTEEDIDKILARLGKALDRGWEWVQAEGLV
- a CDS encoding GntR family transcriptional regulator, which encodes MTSKQAQLDEALTRIAAAIDLESSVPVPQQLRGALEFGIASGQLPIGARLPSVRSMARKLSLSPVTVSNVYAALQGAGHLEGRVGSGTFVSRNAPVADPEKFHALEKAISELIALARDCGISRDDLATRIGMDRTSGERPLRLLMLGNFTAATRDYAADVRPHLPLGDSIETAILDDISEDPPQGYDLVLTPRTLLPQARALFPDIEVLGLTVLPNEATRVALAAIPPTAAVVGYSYFPTYVSMMKANLLRYAPHLARLDMVVRGDESEAARAKITSADVLVYSTGAEQMAAHLQPGQSAFEYRHSPDSAELREELLPMLERCRQRPARG